From a region of the Paenibacillus sp. FSL R10-2734 genome:
- a CDS encoding STM4011 family radical SAM protein has translation MNAVLYYRGALTSCNYDCPYCPFGKTRDSAATLAKDRQGLETFVEWASLQGAAGHRLSIFFNPYGEGLIHRWYKEAIITLSHMEHVDKVAIQTNLSANLDFISKLNRNKAAFWATYHPGQVSEDKFLTQCMTLYENDVPFSVGSVGIRSAFPAIASLRAALPESVYLWVNAYKDKPDYYTAEDLSFLSEIDPHFAVNAMDYDSLGQACNAGKDVFYVQGAGLVKRCYKDRGVIGNLYRDGLEGLSAIRSCRMKVCDCYIGYVHMPELRLHDIYGSGLLERIPYGAMNH, from the coding sequence ATGAATGCGGTCCTCTACTACCGTGGAGCTCTCACCTCCTGCAATTATGACTGCCCCTACTGTCCTTTCGGCAAAACAAGAGACAGTGCAGCCACTCTCGCGAAGGATCGGCAAGGGCTGGAGACCTTTGTAGAGTGGGCCTCTCTTCAAGGTGCGGCAGGACATCGACTGTCTATCTTTTTTAATCCTTACGGCGAAGGTCTGATTCATCGTTGGTATAAAGAAGCTATAATCACTCTCTCCCATATGGAACATGTGGATAAGGTGGCAATTCAGACTAACCTTTCGGCAAATCTTGATTTCATCTCCAAGCTGAATCGAAATAAGGCTGCCTTCTGGGCTACTTACCACCCTGGGCAGGTGAGCGAGGATAAATTTCTAACGCAATGTATGACTTTGTACGAGAATGATGTGCCTTTCAGTGTAGGGAGCGTTGGGATACGTAGCGCCTTTCCAGCTATAGCCTCACTTCGCGCAGCACTACCGGAAAGCGTGTATCTATGGGTCAACGCGTATAAAGATAAGCCGGATTATTATACCGCTGAGGATCTTTCCTTTCTAAGCGAGATTGATCCACATTTTGCTGTGAATGCTATGGATTACGATAGCCTTGGTCAAGCCTGCAATGCTGGAAAAGATGTTTTTTATGTACAGGGCGCCGGGCTTGTGAAACGCTGCTATAAGGACAGAGGTGTTATTGGCAATCTCTACCGCGATGGCTTGGAAGGTCTATCCGCTATAAGAAGCTGCCGGATGAAGGTATGCGACTGTTATATCGGTTATGTCCATATGCCAGAGCTGAGGCTACACGACATCTATGGATCAGGACTACTGGAACGAATCCCTTATGGCGCTATGAACCATTGA
- a CDS encoding SLC45 family MFS transporter, translating to MKKVWLLGFGFFSISITWSLYNAFVPFFLEKYVHSVALISFLMTIDNYFALFLQPWIGNRSDRTTSRFGRRMPYLMIGMPFAAVLTMLIPFHTGLFTLLLFMMLMNLSMSLYRSPTVALMPDITPEQQRTKANGLINFMGGFGSILAFGVGSILYKSNPALPFIVAGLITLLCLLIVSRFIKENRDGVNVQMKLPSEVDAAIKPSRISFRSQLDRTTVFLLAAIFFWFVAYQGVETLFTLYGKHHLGLSEQAASFSLTFFSLAFVLFAIPSGWLGGRFGKKKMIIIGVCGLMTIFALVGFAKDLLLLRGLLLLGGIFWACININSYPYIVATGTEESIGTRTGMYYLVSSLAAISSPPLLGLMIDIFDYSILFYVAAISMAVALLCLFLMKGRKEVTNRLHSPGA from the coding sequence GTGAAAAAAGTCTGGTTGCTCGGATTCGGCTTTTTCAGCATCAGCATTACATGGAGTCTGTATAACGCATTCGTACCCTTTTTCCTTGAGAAATATGTACATAGTGTGGCTCTTATCAGCTTCTTGATGACGATTGATAATTACTTTGCCTTATTCCTACAACCTTGGATCGGCAACCGTAGTGACCGCACTACCTCGCGTTTTGGACGCAGAATGCCTTATCTTATGATCGGTATGCCTTTCGCTGCCGTGCTAACCATGCTGATTCCGTTCCATACCGGACTATTTACACTTCTGTTGTTTATGATGCTGATGAATCTGTCTATGAGCTTATACCGTTCACCAACCGTTGCCCTTATGCCGGACATTACGCCTGAACAGCAGCGTACGAAGGCTAACGGACTGATTAATTTCATGGGCGGGTTCGGTTCCATTCTAGCTTTCGGCGTAGGTTCTATCCTGTACAAATCAAACCCAGCGCTTCCGTTTATCGTTGCTGGACTGATTACCCTGCTATGCCTGCTTATCGTATCACGCTTCATCAAAGAAAATCGGGATGGCGTAAATGTGCAAATGAAACTTCCTTCTGAAGTAGATGCTGCCATCAAACCTTCTCGTATTTCCTTTCGAAGTCAGCTTGACCGTACGACAGTATTTCTGCTCGCGGCGATTTTCTTCTGGTTCGTAGCTTATCAAGGTGTTGAGACACTGTTTACCTTATATGGCAAACATCATCTCGGCCTGAGCGAACAAGCCGCCTCTTTCTCGCTCACCTTCTTCTCTTTAGCCTTTGTGCTGTTCGCCATTCCAAGTGGCTGGTTGGGCGGAAGATTCGGGAAGAAAAAAATGATCATCATCGGCGTATGCGGACTAATGACCATCTTTGCTCTCGTCGGTTTTGCAAAGGACCTATTGCTCCTTCGAGGGTTGCTCTTGCTCGGTGGAATCTTCTGGGCTTGTATTAATATCAATTCCTATCCTTACATTGTGGCAACAGGGACAGAGGAGAGTATTGGCACACGAACAGGGATGTATTATCTGGTCTCTTCCCTTGCCGCCATCAGTTCGCCGCCACTACTGGGACTCATGATTGATATCTTTGATTACTCGATCCTGTTCTACGTGGCAGCGATTAGTATGGCCGTTGCTCTTCTCTGCTTGTTCCTAATGAAAGGTCGTAAGGAAGTGACTAACAGGCTTCATTCGCCAGGCGCATAA
- a CDS encoding glycerophosphodiester phosphodiesterase, which translates to MKNIINFAHRGASAVCPENTMAAFRKGLELGATGIETDVQMTKDGHLVLIHDETLNRTTTGSGYVKDHTLEEILEVDAGSWFSPEFKGERIPMLEDLLDLLQGRDTILNIEFKNGTFFYPGMEEKVIAAVRDYKMSDRVIFSSFNHYSLAYSKTLAPEIKTGILYGEGLYRPWDYAATLEANALHAHHQAVLPEFVEEAAKHGIAYHPWTVNDPERMKALIEAEVSGIITDHPDVLAGLLAK; encoded by the coding sequence ATGAAGAACATTATTAATTTTGCGCATCGTGGCGCATCGGCAGTATGTCCAGAAAATACTATGGCAGCATTTCGCAAAGGTCTTGAGTTAGGTGCAACCGGAATTGAAACCGATGTTCAAATGACCAAGGATGGCCATCTTGTCCTTATTCATGATGAAACACTAAACCGTACAACAACCGGAAGTGGTTATGTGAAGGATCATACGCTTGAGGAAATTTTAGAAGTGGACGCGGGCTCTTGGTTCAGTCCCGAATTTAAAGGCGAGCGCATTCCTATGCTGGAGGATTTATTAGACCTGCTGCAAGGACGAGATACGATACTAAATATCGAGTTTAAGAATGGTACTTTTTTTTACCCGGGTATGGAGGAAAAAGTTATCGCGGCTGTACGGGATTACAAGATGAGCGATCGAGTGATTTTTTCGAGCTTCAACCATTATTCCCTAGCTTACAGTAAAACGCTCGCACCGGAGATCAAGACAGGAATTCTGTACGGAGAAGGTCTGTATCGTCCTTGGGATTATGCAGCTACGCTTGAAGCGAATGCGCTGCATGCGCATCATCAAGCGGTATTGCCTGAATTCGTCGAAGAAGCGGCTAAACATGGCATCGCCTACCATCCTTGGACCGTTAATGATCCTGAGCGGATGAAGGCTTTAATCGAGGCTGAAGTGTCAGGTATTATTACCGATCATCCGGATGTACTGGCTGGACTTCTAGCTAAATAA
- a CDS encoding GGDEF domain-containing protein, whose product MEEVQIYLLTLLSIIIAAAAGYLVLRLYRDISSKTSQKRAVHTGLSIIIIVASLWGMHQLGVKTLLGNEVDDGGIVVPLVVYGLMIALIMFLLSRMNLVLAEREQLKELAYKDALTGLLNKNGMDHFWDRCKVNEQLAVLFLDLNRFKSINDSLGHHVGDLLLQEVGKQLSHFSSKRKRHIFRVGGDEFVIVAKGSNQKEAEQLAVRILEKTTKSYQLGEHNLFVSMSIGISISHGKVDHFRLLNEADTAMYAAKQLGTGRFSVYKN is encoded by the coding sequence GTGGAAGAGGTCCAGATTTACTTACTAACGTTGTTATCCATTATCATCGCAGCAGCGGCCGGTTATTTAGTGCTAAGACTTTACCGGGATATTTCATCTAAGACTTCACAAAAACGAGCGGTTCATACCGGTCTTTCCATTATCATTATCGTCGCCTCCCTATGGGGCATGCACCAGCTAGGCGTAAAAACGTTACTTGGAAATGAAGTGGACGATGGTGGGATTGTCGTACCGCTGGTGGTCTATGGTCTTATGATAGCCCTAATAATGTTTTTACTTTCACGAATGAACCTAGTATTGGCTGAAAGAGAGCAATTGAAAGAACTGGCTTATAAGGATGCTTTAACGGGGCTACTGAATAAGAATGGAATGGATCATTTTTGGGATCGATGCAAAGTGAATGAGCAGCTCGCAGTGTTGTTTCTGGATCTGAATCGTTTCAAATCTATTAATGACAGCTTGGGGCACCACGTGGGGGACTTACTGCTACAAGAGGTGGGTAAACAGTTAAGCCACTTCTCCAGCAAAAGAAAACGTCATATTTTCCGCGTAGGCGGTGATGAGTTTGTGATTGTTGCCAAAGGTAGCAACCAGAAGGAAGCGGAGCAGCTTGCTGTGCGGATTCTGGAGAAGACGACGAAGAGTTATCAGCTGGGCGAGCATAACCTTTTCGTATCCATGAGTATAGGAATTAGCATAAGTCATGGTAAGGTGGATCATTTTAGGCTGCTCAATGAAGCAGATACAGCGATGTACGCCGCCAAACAGCTCGGTACGGGCCGTTTTTCCGTCTATAAGAATTAG
- a CDS encoding histidine phosphatase family protein, with protein MTTIGLIRHGSTAWNKEGRVQGHTDNSLDAEGLQQAVLLAERLSTEQWDYIYSSDLLRARQTAEVIAKRLGMEIAGLVPGIREMNAGLIEGTTEQDRVERWGSEWRKLDLGLETPEASEIRGSQAIEELAVKHPGSRILVVSHGAILRSSLRRLIPELNVTVLLNNTSITRITKSDTTWNCELYNCAQHLNK; from the coding sequence ATGACTACAATAGGTTTAATTCGCCATGGAAGTACAGCGTGGAATAAGGAAGGCAGAGTGCAAGGACATACGGATAATTCATTGGATGCCGAAGGTTTGCAGCAGGCGGTTCTTCTTGCCGAACGTCTCAGCACAGAACAATGGGACTATATATATTCAAGTGATCTGCTTAGAGCGCGACAAACAGCAGAGGTAATTGCTAAAAGACTAGGCATGGAGATTGCCGGTTTAGTACCGGGTATCCGTGAGATGAACGCAGGGCTCATTGAAGGTACTACGGAACAAGATCGTGTAGAACGTTGGGGAAGCGAGTGGAGGAAGTTAGATTTGGGACTGGAAACTCCAGAGGCCAGCGAGATCAGAGGCAGTCAGGCGATTGAAGAGCTCGCGGTGAAACATCCGGGCAGTCGTATACTGGTAGTTAGTCATGGTGCAATTTTACGGAGTAGCCTTAGAAGGCTTATTCCAGAACTGAATGTAACCGTCTTGCTGAACAATACGTCTATCACTCGGATTACTAAATCCGACACGACTTGGAATTGCGAGCTGTACAATTGTGCGCAGCATCTAAATAAGTAA